The DNA sequence TTCGCAGTTATATGTGTTAATGACAGTTGTAATGCCAGCGAAAAGTGGATCCTCTGGCATGGTGTTGAAAATCTTGGCGGCGTTACGGTTTTAAATGAGGATGGACATAATTTGGTTCCCATAGATGACGTTGCAACCATGCTTAAGCTGGAGATCAACTCCGATGCAAAGCATTTTCTTGCCAAAAAGGGAAGCAATACCCTGGAATTGGTGCCGAATGCCGCAGTGGCCAAGAGGAATGGGCACGATATAGTCCCCCTGCCATTCATTCCTGTTTATAAAGATGGCCATTGGTGGATGGAAGCGAATACGACGTTGAAAATATTGAAGCCTATTGTTAACGACGGTAAAACACTGAAGTGGGCGGGTAAGGCCAATGCATCTGCAGATAAGCCCGCTGTATCCGCTAATGAAATGACCGTTCAAAGTAGCGCTAGCACCTTTGCCGATAAGGGGAACATCAAGACTGCTGCGAGTAAGATAGTTGGGCTAAGGTGGGGTAAATGGGACGATAGAATTAGGCTTGTCATAGATTTGTCAAATAATATAACTCCTTCAGTTGATAAAAATCCTGGGGAGTTAGTGCTAAAGTTTGATGGTGCTGTCTTAGGGGATCAAGTCAAAAATATTGAGCAGAATGCGTCATTTCCAGCTGTTTCGGTAAGCCAAAAAGATGGAGCGGCAATAATTAATATAAAACATCAGGCTGAAAAAATTGCTTATTTTAGCTTGCCCTCACCGCCTAGATATGTTGTTGACTTTTTTGGAAATGGTAATGGCCTGAAAAATGACGTAATTGCAAAAAAAGACGATAGCAACGATGTACCCTTGCCCAGTAACCCCCAGGGCAGTTCTAATGTAACTACGTCTAGGGGGACAAAACCGCGATTGGTGGTAATAGATCCTGGTCACGGAGGGAAAGATCCTGGTGCTAGGGGCAACGGTGTTGTTGAAAAGAATATCAATCTGAGGATGGGCCAGCTCCTTGCCAATGTCCTGGAAAGTCGTGGCATTAAGACAAGAATGACACGTTCGCAGGATATATATCTGCGACTTGATGAAAGGACAAAACTTGCCAACGATTGGGATGGAGATTTATTCGTGAGCCTGCATTGCAATGCCTTGCCCGCAGGTCGAAGCGCAAAAGGGGTAGAGATTTATATAATGGCTTTACCAAGCGATAAAGATGCAATGCAATTGGCGTTGATAGAAAACAGAGAATTGGGCGAGGGGGCAGAAGATGTAAATAGCATCGCAGACAAACGGACCAAGCTTTTGCTCAAGATCTTGGGCGATATGGAGCAAAACGTGAAGATTGAACAAAGCATGTCCTTTGCGGAGGTCCTATACAAAGCTGGTAGCAATAGGGGATTAAATATGCGACGGGTAGCTCAAGCTCCCTTTTTTGTCCTTAGAGGAGCAGCTATGCCTGCAGTGCTGGTCGAGATGGGTTTTTTGACCGATAAAGCTGAGGCTTCCCTTTTGGCTAATCCAACGTATCAGAAAAAGCTTGCCGAAAGCCTGGCAGATGGTATAGAGTCATATTTGCGCAACATGTAGGGAGATTGTTGTTTTGGAGGGATCATTTCCCATGGAAAAACGCAGCGAGTTGCCGCGAAGGCGAGACAAGGAGCAAAATAAAACTCCCCAAAAAGCACCATTGCCATATCGTATTATCGCTTGGGCTTGTTTAATTGCTATATTATTTGGGTTGGGATATTATGGGTCAGGATTAATCCTTAAACTGATCGGCAAAAAATTTAACATTTCAGGAGAGATGTCCACTCAAGTTGAGAGCACCCAGGTAGTCCCTGTCTCTAATATGCGCTACATAAATGAAGTGAAAGTCTTTTTGCCCGAAGATGGTTCCTTGAGCGTTACCGGTTATAAATTAGTGCCCGGCATAATGGAAGAAAATATTAGTGCCACCTTAGAGCAGTGGATATCGTTCATGGCTTCAAAAGGCTTTGTAGACGGAAATAGCCGTGTGCTCCATGTCTTTCGTAATGGTGAGATGTTGTATCTTGACATGAATGCATCATTTTATTCTTCTTTGCAAAAACTTGACAGAGATAGGGCTTTGCTTTTCATGACAGCCCTACTTCGCACCGTCATAGAAAATTTTGATCCAATAAAAGAAGTCAAGTTTTTAGCAGAGGGCAAAGATGCCACATTGACTAAGCCTGTTGATTTGACGGTTTCTTGGAGATTGGCACCCAAGTCATGACATATGTATGTATGAAAGGAAACTTCAATTGTCGAAGATCAAAGTTGTTTTTGCAAGTAAAAATAGGGACAAATATCTGGAGATAGTTACCCAGTTTAAGGGAACTTCCGTGGATTTAATTTTTGGCCCTGAAGTTGAACATATAAATGTTCAAGAGACGGGGACCTCTTACTTTGAAAACGCTTTGCTTAAAGCCCTAGCGTGGAGTAAGGCACTTCATATGCCTGCTTTGGCCGACGATAGCGGGCTTGAGGTGCCGGCCTTAGGTGGCTGGCCCGGTATTTATTCTGCCAGGATAGCAGGTGATGATGAATCTAGGATTGGCTTGGTATTGGATAGATTAAAGGGAATAAAAGATCGTGGCGCACGTTTCGTAGCCTCAATGGCCTTGGTTTTGCCCAATATGTCTCAAGTGTGGCTTACAGAGGGCATATGTTACGGGAGGATAGCTGAAACTAGAAGGGGATGTAATGGTTTTGGTTATGATCCAATCTTTATGCCTTGTGGTTGTGACAAAACTTTCGCCGAGATGGATATTGAAGAAAAAAACGGCCTGTCGCACAGGCACATCGCGATAAAAGCTCTTTGCGATATGCTTAAGAGTCAAAATGTGTTAAAATAGCTTTCCGAGTATGTCTCATGTCCGCTTGCAGGCTGTGTCAAGTCTGGCCTTTTTGTAAAAAGTAGACTGCAGATTTTAAATAATTGAACTTAATGGGAGGCACGAGGAATGTTTGTGGTCATAGCTTGCCTGCATCTTTTAGTTTCTGTGGCCTTGATGGGAGTTATAATGTTACAGCGTCGGAAACAAAGCGGCTTTGCCGGCGTCTTTGGTGGTGGGACGCAGGCAGACATGTCCTCCGGTCAATGGCAGCGCTTATCTGGATTGAGCAAGATAACCGTTCTTTTACTATCGTTGTTCATGATTACGTCTTTAGTATTGGTGCTCATGAGCGCTAGGTGATAAAAATGAAAAATATCGAATACTTTGATGATGTGACATCTTTGCAGTTGCTCCCAAGGAAGTTCTATAGCGCAAATCATGATGAAATTATGGCCGGATATACTACCGATATTTATTTTGTGAAGACCAGAGACTTGCTCAAGGAAAACGGAAGCCTTGATGTCCCCGTCGTGGCTGAGATCTTTTCCAAGGAAGCAGGCGTCTTTGCTGGATTGCCAGAAGTGTTGTCCTTGCTCAAGGACAAAGGCGTGAAAGTGTACGCTCTTGAAGAGGGCATGTCCTTCTCGCCAAAAGAGGTAGTATGCAGAATCCATGGACCCTATGGTGCTTTTGGGATGTACGAAACCGTCATCCTGGGTTTTTTGGCAAGTTCGAGTGGATGGGCTACAGCTGCAAGGGAATGTGTTAAGGCTGCGAATGGAAAGCCTGTGTTGTGTTTCGGTGCTCGTCATGTTCATCCTGCGGTTGCGCCTGTCATGGAAAGGGTTGCCTTGGTCGCAGGAGGTTGTACGGGCGCTAGCTGTATACTAGGAGCCAAGTTAGCCGGAGCTGAGCCCCAGGGCACCATCCCTCATGCTGCCGTGCTCATAATAGGTGATACCGTTAAGACTGCCATTTTATACGATAGCGTTTTGCCGGAGCAAGAGTCCAGAATAATATTGGTCGATACTTTCAAGGATGAAGCGGAAGAATCACTTTTAGTGGCAAGGGCTTTAAGGAAAAAGCTTGACGGCGTGCGCCTGGATACTCCAGGTGAAAGAGGAGGGGTGTCTCCCTCTCTAGTTCAGGAGGTCCGTTGGAGGCTAGATATGGAAGGCTTTTCCCATGTTCGTATTGTAGCCTCTGGTGGTCTTAACCCAGAGAAAATAAGATTGCTTTCCCAGGCTGGTGCAGATATATTTGGCGTTGGAAGCTATATAGCCCATGCAACTCCCAGGGATATGACCATGGACCTTAAGGTCATCGATGGAACTCCTATAGCAAAAAGGGGTAGGTTGCCCGGCATAGAGGAAAATCCTAGGCTTAAGAGGTTTCTGTAATTGTGTAAAATGTGCATCTTTCTTGACATCGATGGATGAGGTTGTATAGAATAACTCCGCTGCCCGAAAGTCGGACATTGTTTATATGCTATGTGTTCTTTACCATGAATGTAATCGAAGGAGGAACTTAGATGCAGGGATATAAAACTTTTATGGCAAGGCCGAAGGACGTAGAACAACAGCGAAAGTGGTATCTCGTCGATGCTACTGACATTCCTTTGGGTAGGCTTGCTGCGCGCGTGGCTCATGTGTTGATGGGAAAACATAAGCCGGAATATACCCCACACGTTGATACGGGGGATTTTGTGATCATAATTAATGCTGCCAACGTGAAGCTGACGGGCAAGAAGATCGATCAGTCTGTAATACATAGCTATAGCGGGTATAAAGGTGGCCTTAAATCTGTTCCCTACCGCGTTATGTTGGAAAAAAGCCCGGAACGTCTCGTGGAGATCGTGGTCAAGGGTATGTTGCCGCGCAACAAGTTGAAATATGCCAGAAAATTAAAGGTATACGCAGGGCCTGATCATCCTCACGAGGCTCAGAAGCCAGAGATTTTAGATATTTAGTCACCGTATATTTATGTGACGATGATTGGCTTTAAACGTCGTACGAGATAAATTTTGATATAAAGGGGGGAAGAATTCTTTGCCGTCATCAATATATTACTGGGGCACAGGCAGGAGGAAGGAATCCATTGCTAGGGTACGGATTCGTCCGGGCGAAGGGCAAGTTTCAATAAATGGGCGAAGCGTTGAAGAGTATTTTCCAAGGCAGGTGTGGCAACTTCATGCCTTGGAGCCTCTTAAGGTATCCGGGATGGAAGGTAAGCTTGATGTTATCGTTAAAGCAGAAGGTGGAGGTTTAAGCGGCCAAGCTGGAGCTGTACGGCTTGGAATAGCAAGGGCGTTGCTTGCTTTAGATCCGGAAATTAGGCCGGTTTTAAAGAAAGCAGATTTGTTAGCACGAGACCCGAGGATGGTGGAAAGAAAGAAGTTTGGCAGAAGGAAGGCAAGGGCCCTTTATCAGTACTCTAAACGATAATTCCTTAGCCTTTTGAGCTTTAAACAAAAGCGGTAATAGTTAAAGGCGGAGGCTTTTGCCTCCGTCTTTCGTTTTGGTCAAACTTATAATTGGCTTTTTGATTAAATTTTTTTAAATGTTTTGAAATTGGAAACTCCGTATTTGCATCTTTACAAAATGGAGCAAAACATTTATCCTTACTTTCTAGACTGAATGGTCGGGAGGTTAATAGGTGAAAGATACCAAAGAAAGTATTATTAAGGCAGCACGACACTTGTTTGCGCAATATGGTTATCATGGAACGAGCGTAGACTCCATTGCTAAAGACGCTGGAGTTAGCAAGGGATCTCTGTATTGGCATTTTAGCGATAAATTTGAGCTTTATCGGACCGTCTTAATTCTGGAGGTAGAAAGAGTTAAGGAGCTTTTTAAATCTGAGACTTATGATGTGACAGATGCAGCAGAGTTCTTTCGCAAAAGGGGAAATTTAATACTCGACGTTTTTGATAAAGACCCCGAGAGCACGCTCATATGGATGGATTTGCTTATTCAGGCTAAAAGAGGACGCGAAGAATTCAAGAGGATTGCCAAAGACCTCACTTCTTACTACATGAAAATATCAATGGACGAAGGTTCGCGCTTGAATCTAGATAAAGGAGAGATGGATTCGATATGTCTGTTACTACGTCTAACGATGCTCGGTATTTTATCATGTCAGGGTAGTGTGATGGATACTCAAGAAGCAAAGGAATGTTGGGAGCATATAGTCGATTTGGTTATGAAAGGAGATGACTAGATAAATTGCCAAATGTCATTGTAAGACGATTTATGTTTATGATTGCTTTATGCTGTTTATTATTTCTGGTGCTTGCCTTGGATAAAAGCGTCTGGGGAGAGGAAGTTAAGTCCGACGTTCAATATAGCCTTGCAGACTTAATCGCCATTGCTGAGGCGCAGAATCCTCTGTTAAAAGCTGCCCAGGAACAGGTTAATCAGGCCCGCGCTCGTGAGCTTCAAAGTGCTTCTCAATTGGCACCCAAGCTCGATTCAAGTTTGACCTATCTGCATGATTATAGCGGAGGTCTTAGTGAACCTAAGTTTCGCGATACGTATAAAGCCGCCTTGACGTTTACGCATACGCTATATAGCGGCGATAGCTTTGAGGCCTCATTGAGAGCTGCCACTTTAAATCGTAAGGCATTGGAAGCCGATCTGCTTCGCACCAGACAGTCCGTCGAAAATGATGTCAGAAAATCTTACTATGATCTGCAAAGGGCGAGGGCACAACTTAGGGTGGCCCAGGAAAGCTATGATTTGGCTTTGGAGCACTTAAAGCAAGCGAAGTCACTTTATAACCAAGGAGTCATAGCTATAAACGAAGTTTTAAGGACTCAGGTAGATGTGTCGACAGCTGAGCTGAACTTGATTCAAGCCCAAAATGGCACTCGCGTGGCTTTAAATACGCTGGAAAAAGCTGTAGGCGTGTCCCTTTCCTTTTCGCAGGTTCCTGAAATTACTCCCAAGGAAGAAGCGCGTCTGTCGTTGCCCCAGATAGATCCTTATGCAACAGCATTGCAAAAGCGCCCGGAGATAGTTTCGCTTGATGACTCCAGAAAGGCAGCAGAGGAGTTAGCCAAAGCTGCAGCTGGGCAAGCAAGGCCCAATATATATATTCAGGGAGAGACTTCCTATTACGAAGATGAATTCTTCCCGAATAAAGACGACTGGAACTTGTCCGTTATAGCTTCATGGAGGCTGTACGATAGAGGAGAAATAAAGAACAAAATAGAAGAGAACAAGGCAATGGCCAGAGAGTTGCTTGCAAGAATAGATGACCTTAGAAATCAAATTCGCCTGGAGGTTTCCACTGCGTGGCAGAACATGGAATCGGCCTTGCAAAGGGTACATGTTGCCGAAGATCAGGTTAAAACGGCCGAAGAAGACTATCGCATGGCCTTGAGGCGATATGTCGAACAAGTCGGCACCAATATAGATGTCTTAGATGCCAGAACTGCTCTCACGGATGCCAATACTAGTTTCGTCAATGCGGTGTACGATGCCTACGCAGCCTATAGCGATCTCATTTATTCCATTGGTGCTTCAGAGGAAGATTTTATGCCAAGCGACCAAGAAAGCAGTGTTGATAAAGGCGAGGAGGGAAGTAGATGAAGACCAAAACAATCGTCATAGTGGCTGTCGCTCTGGCTGTCGTAGCGATAGTAGGTACGAGTCTATTCAACAAAAATAAGGCTAAGGATCAAAGTGGTGTTATAAAACCTCAAGAGAGCATAAAGGTCTCGGTAGTAAGACCGACTGTTATGAAATTCGAGGATATAGTTACCTTCGTTGGTGGGGTCGAGCCTAAGGAAGCGGCAATCGTGGCTTCTAAAGTTACTAGCAATGTGACTGTACTGGATGTTTTTGTAGACATCGGTGATCAGGTAAAACAAGGTCAGCTATTGGCAAGGCTTGACAATAGCTTGACTCGCAGGCAGATCGAGGAAGCAAAGGCTGCGGTTGCTGCGGCAAAAGCTTCCATATCTCAAGCAAAAAGTCAACTTCAAACTACCGAGAAGGATTACGTCCGTTACAAAAATTTATATCAAGAGCAAGT is a window from the Acetomicrobium flavidum genome containing:
- a CDS encoding N-acetylmuramoyl-L-alanine amidase family protein; translation: MLQRQVYSSIKKLFLFAILLFAVICVNDSCNASEKWILWHGVENLGGVTVLNEDGHNLVPIDDVATMLKLEINSDAKHFLAKKGSNTLELVPNAAVAKRNGHDIVPLPFIPVYKDGHWWMEANTTLKILKPIVNDGKTLKWAGKANASADKPAVSANEMTVQSSASTFADKGNIKTAASKIVGLRWGKWDDRIRLVIDLSNNITPSVDKNPGELVLKFDGAVLGDQVKNIEQNASFPAVSVSQKDGAAIINIKHQAEKIAYFSLPSPPRYVVDFFGNGNGLKNDVIAKKDDSNDVPLPSNPQGSSNVTTSRGTKPRLVVIDPGHGGKDPGARGNGVVEKNINLRMGQLLANVLESRGIKTRMTRSQDIYLRLDERTKLANDWDGDLFVSLHCNALPAGRSAKGVEIYIMALPSDKDAMQLALIENRELGEGAEDVNSIADKRTKLLLKILGDMEQNVKIEQSMSFAEVLYKAGSNRGLNMRRVAQAPFFVLRGAAMPAVLVEMGFLTDKAEASLLANPTYQKKLAESLADGIESYLRNM
- a CDS encoding GerMN domain-containing protein produces the protein MEKRSELPRRRDKEQNKTPQKAPLPYRIIAWACLIAILFGLGYYGSGLILKLIGKKFNISGEMSTQVESTQVVPVSNMRYINEVKVFLPEDGSLSVTGYKLVPGIMEENISATLEQWISFMASKGFVDGNSRVLHVFRNGEMLYLDMNASFYSSLQKLDRDRALLFMTALLRTVIENFDPIKEVKFLAEGKDATLTKPVDLTVSWRLAPKS
- the rdgB gene encoding RdgB/HAM1 family non-canonical purine NTP pyrophosphatase, whose product is MSKIKVVFASKNRDKYLEIVTQFKGTSVDLIFGPEVEHINVQETGTSYFENALLKALAWSKALHMPALADDSGLEVPALGGWPGIYSARIAGDDESRIGLVLDRLKGIKDRGARFVASMALVLPNMSQVWLTEGICYGRIAETRRGCNGFGYDPIFMPCGCDKTFAEMDIEEKNGLSHRHIAIKALCDMLKSQNVLK
- the secG gene encoding preprotein translocase subunit SecG, with the protein product MFVVIACLHLLVSVALMGVIMLQRRKQSGFAGVFGGGTQADMSSGQWQRLSGLSKITVLLLSLFMITSLVLVLMSAR
- a CDS encoding nicotinate phosphoribosyltransferase, with the protein product MKNIEYFDDVTSLQLLPRKFYSANHDEIMAGYTTDIYFVKTRDLLKENGSLDVPVVAEIFSKEAGVFAGLPEVLSLLKDKGVKVYALEEGMSFSPKEVVCRIHGPYGAFGMYETVILGFLASSSGWATAARECVKAANGKPVLCFGARHVHPAVAPVMERVALVAGGCTGASCILGAKLAGAEPQGTIPHAAVLIIGDTVKTAILYDSVLPEQESRIILVDTFKDEAEESLLVARALRKKLDGVRLDTPGERGGVSPSLVQEVRWRLDMEGFSHVRIVASGGLNPEKIRLLSQAGADIFGVGSYIAHATPRDMTMDLKVIDGTPIAKRGRLPGIEENPRLKRFL
- the rplM gene encoding 50S ribosomal protein L13; protein product: MQGYKTFMARPKDVEQQRKWYLVDATDIPLGRLAARVAHVLMGKHKPEYTPHVDTGDFVIIINAANVKLTGKKIDQSVIHSYSGYKGGLKSVPYRVMLEKSPERLVEIVVKGMLPRNKLKYARKLKVYAGPDHPHEAQKPEILDI
- the rpsI gene encoding 30S ribosomal protein S9: MPSSIYYWGTGRRKESIARVRIRPGEGQVSINGRSVEEYFPRQVWQLHALEPLKVSGMEGKLDVIVKAEGGGLSGQAGAVRLGIARALLALDPEIRPVLKKADLLARDPRMVERKKFGRRKARALYQYSKR
- a CDS encoding TetR/AcrR family transcriptional regulator translates to MKDTKESIIKAARHLFAQYGYHGTSVDSIAKDAGVSKGSLYWHFSDKFELYRTVLILEVERVKELFKSETYDVTDAAEFFRKRGNLILDVFDKDPESTLIWMDLLIQAKRGREEFKRIAKDLTSYYMKISMDEGSRLNLDKGEMDSICLLLRLTMLGILSCQGSVMDTQEAKECWEHIVDLVMKGDD
- a CDS encoding TolC family protein; its protein translation is MPNVIVRRFMFMIALCCLLFLVLALDKSVWGEEVKSDVQYSLADLIAIAEAQNPLLKAAQEQVNQARARELQSASQLAPKLDSSLTYLHDYSGGLSEPKFRDTYKAALTFTHTLYSGDSFEASLRAATLNRKALEADLLRTRQSVENDVRKSYYDLQRARAQLRVAQESYDLALEHLKQAKSLYNQGVIAINEVLRTQVDVSTAELNLIQAQNGTRVALNTLEKAVGVSLSFSQVPEITPKEEARLSLPQIDPYATALQKRPEIVSLDDSRKAAEELAKAAAGQARPNIYIQGETSYYEDEFFPNKDDWNLSVIASWRLYDRGEIKNKIEENKAMARELLARIDDLRNQIRLEVSTAWQNMESALQRVHVAEDQVKTAEEDYRMALRRYVEQVGTNIDVLDARTALTDANTSFVNAVYDAYAAYSDLIYSIGASEEDFMPSDQESSVDKGEEGSR